AGGATGACTTTCTCAAGTTGATCGAGCTTGAAACGCAAGAACAGTCCAAACAGTCCGAGCAAATTCTTATACCTCAGCCTGAACCAGCCCTTGCTTAGTTGGAAGATAAAAGATTAAAGACAATCTGAGATTTGAAATTAAAAATTTTGAGAGCTCACAGTTGGCACCTTCGGGTGCCTTTTTTTTTGCCAGTTAAAAATTTGTCTTCAAAAGAAAAAAAGTATATTTTTGTTTGAGATAATGATTTAAGGCTCAATTGGCTTTATATCATAGAGTGCACTCCGTTCTCGAACTGTAAATTTCAAACTTTTATTGTTGAGAGGTAATTATGCGAAGTCATAAAATGACCAAAGGATTGGAAAAGGCCCCGCATCGGAGCTTACTTCATGCCCTGGGCTTGACCAGAGAGGAAATGAATCGCCCCCTGATCGGTATTGTTAATTCAGCAAACGAGATCGTCCCCGGTCATTTACATTTGGACCAGATAGCCAGGGCGGTTAAGGCTGGAGTCCGTATGGCCGGTGGTACACCCATTGAATTTCCAACCATTGGTGTTTGTGACGGCCTGGCCATGAACCATGAAGGCATGCGTTTTAGTTTGCCCAGCCGGGAACTAATTGCTGATTCCATAGAGATTATGGCTACTGCCCATCCATTTGATGCCTTAGTCCTGATCCCCAATTGTGACAAGGTGGTGCCGGGAATGCTTATGGCCATGCTGAGGCTGGACATCCCCGCTGTTCTCATCAGTGGAGGGCCTATGCTTGCGGGAGAATTTCAAGGTCAACCAGTCGACCTGATTTCTGTTTTTGAAGGCGTGGGTAAGGTCAAGAGTGGCCAAATGGACGAAGATACCCTGGCAGAATTGGAATTAAAGGCATGTCCAGGCTGTGGTTCCTGTTCTGGGATGTTTACGGCCAACTCTATGAACTGTCTTGCTGAGGCCATTGGCTTGGCTTTGCCAGGAAATGGAACCATTCCGGCAGTTTCTAGTAACCGTATTCACCTGGCCAAGCAGGCAGGCATGCAGATTATAAAACTTTTGGACAAAAATATTACCCCCCGCAAGATTGTAACTAAAGAAAGCATAGCCAATGCTGTTAGGGTGGACATGGCCCTGGGCTGTTCAACCAATACAGTCCTTCATTTGCCAGCCATATTTGCCGAAGCAGGTTTGAATGTGGACCTCGATATCTTCGATAGGTTGAGTAAGACAACACCAAATTTGTGCCGTTTATCACCTGCTGGGCAGGATCACCTGGAAGACCTTAACCGGGCTGGAGGAATTTTAGCGGTCATTTCAGAACTCTCCAAAAAGGATTTAGTGAACCTGGATGTATTAACCGTGACTGGTCAGACGTTAGGCGAAAATCTTAACCGGCTGAAACCAAAAGTACTTGACTATAGTGTCATCCGCCCGATTGATGAGCCCTACAGCGCGGAAGGGGGCATTGCCATTTTAAAGGGCAGTCTGGCTCCCCAGGGTGCAGTGGTCAAACAATCAGCAGTGGCCACTGAAATGATGGAGCGTACAGGCTCAGCCAGGGTTTTTGAGGCTGAAGAAGAGGCCGTGGCTGCTATCCTGGACGGTAAGATTAGCAAAGGGGATATTGTGATCATTCGCAATGAAGGCCCAAAAGGCGGGCCGGGAATGAGGGAAATGCTTACCCCTACCTCGGCTATTGCCGGCATGGGGTTGGATAAAGATGTAGCTTTGATCACCGATGGTCGTTTTAGCGGCGGAACAAGGGGGGCTGCCATAGGCCATGTCTCGCCGGAAGCTGCTGAAGGTGGTCCTATTGCCGTGGTTGAAGACGGGGACAAAATTCGCATTGATATCCCTAATAGAATTCTGGATATTCTGATCAGTGAGGATGAACTGGAGTCCAGGTTGAAAAAAATAACAAAAAAAGAAAAGCCAATCCGTTCACGCTTTTTGCGTCGTTATAGTAAGCTGGCCAGTTCAGCCTCTTCAGGCGCAATGTTCAAGGACTAACATGCCTTGGTCAGATGAGATTGCCGAAAAATATGATTCCTGGGCCGAGACTAGATCAGGCCAGTTTGCCCTGGAGCAAGAAAAGAGGCTTATTCAACGACTGGTTTCTACCTGGCCCAGACGGAGACAAAAGTTATTGGAGCTTGGCTGCGGAACGGGTATTTTTTTGGAATTTTTCTGGGAAGCTGGTTTTGATGTCTCCGGAATTGACAGTTCCAGGGGAATGCTGGCCAGGGCAAGAAAAAGACTGGGGCACAGGGTAGAATTACATCTGGGGCGGGCGGAAGACCTCCCTTTTGAAGACAATGAATTTGACTTTGTGGCCATCATCACTGTCCTGGAGTTTTGTGAGCACCCTGAAACAGTGATTAAAGAAGCAGCCAGGGTAGCCCGCAAAGGAATGGTCATTGGCTTTTTAAATAAGCACTCCCTCTATTATTTGACTCATGGTTTAAACTATCCTGGAGCGCGGAAAAGCTTACTCAGACAGGCCCGCTGGTATTCTTGGCTGGAGATGCGTAAAATTATTTATAAAACCCTGGGCCCCCAGAAAACTTGTTCACGTTCGGTTTTGCCCGGCTCTCCCTTGTTTTGGCGTGACTGCGCCGGACTTAAATATTTACATAAAATCTTATGGCCACCTTTTGTCGGTTCATTTATTGGTATGCGTATAGACCTGATTAAAACGGCCACCATTCAGACCCCGCTGATGATTTTCGGATCCGAACCTGCTAATTAAATAAGGCTGGCTAATTTTTCTTTTGACCTTTTAGCCTTTTTACCTCTTATAAGTCTGTGACCAAACCTTTCTCAGAGGATAAATTTTTATAACTCAACTTTCTGACATGATTAACATCCTCAAATTACTACACAATTGAAGAGTGCACTTTTTGAAATGCATTACAAACGGGTTGGGTAACACATATTGGCGAAGATTGCGGAAGTGCTGTGCATAGGGAGGTTGTTCCATCGAACTTTCGAAACCC
The genomic region above belongs to Desulfovulcanus ferrireducens and contains:
- the ilvD gene encoding dihydroxy-acid dehydratase, translated to MRSHKMTKGLEKAPHRSLLHALGLTREEMNRPLIGIVNSANEIVPGHLHLDQIARAVKAGVRMAGGTPIEFPTIGVCDGLAMNHEGMRFSLPSRELIADSIEIMATAHPFDALVLIPNCDKVVPGMLMAMLRLDIPAVLISGGPMLAGEFQGQPVDLISVFEGVGKVKSGQMDEDTLAELELKACPGCGSCSGMFTANSMNCLAEAIGLALPGNGTIPAVSSNRIHLAKQAGMQIIKLLDKNITPRKIVTKESIANAVRVDMALGCSTNTVLHLPAIFAEAGLNVDLDIFDRLSKTTPNLCRLSPAGQDHLEDLNRAGGILAVISELSKKDLVNLDVLTVTGQTLGENLNRLKPKVLDYSVIRPIDEPYSAEGGIAILKGSLAPQGAVVKQSAVATEMMERTGSARVFEAEEEAVAAILDGKISKGDIVIIRNEGPKGGPGMREMLTPTSAIAGMGLDKDVALITDGRFSGGTRGAAIGHVSPEAAEGGPIAVVEDGDKIRIDIPNRILDILISEDELESRLKKITKKEKPIRSRFLRRYSKLASSASSGAMFKD
- a CDS encoding class I SAM-dependent methyltransferase; protein product: MPWSDEIAEKYDSWAETRSGQFALEQEKRLIQRLVSTWPRRRQKLLELGCGTGIFLEFFWEAGFDVSGIDSSRGMLARARKRLGHRVELHLGRAEDLPFEDNEFDFVAIITVLEFCEHPETVIKEAARVARKGMVIGFLNKHSLYYLTHGLNYPGARKSLLRQARWYSWLEMRKIIYKTLGPQKTCSRSVLPGSPLFWRDCAGLKYLHKILWPPFVGSFIGMRIDLIKTATIQTPLMIFGSEPAN